The genomic DNA GTGAATAATAACGAAGCGGTGGAAGTAGACGAATGGTTCACGGAGGTATTTAACAAGTCGATGGAAGTTTCCCGCAATTCAGATGGTGTTTTCGATATCACCTGTGCCCCTCTGGTTAATCTTTGGGGGTTCGGTTTCAATAAAAAGGACAGTGTGACACCTGCTATGATCGACAGCCTCAAAACTTTTGTAGGCTACCGAAAAGTACATCTGGAAGGCAAAAAGGTCGTGAAAGACGATCCCCGTCTGCTATTGAACTGCTCCGCCATAGCCAAAGGATATTCCTGTGACGTGATCGCCCGCCTGCTTGAAAAAGAAGGAGTGGAAAACTATATGATTTTGATTGGAGGCGAAGTGGTAGTAAAGGGTGTCAATCAGAATGGCGTATGCTGGCGTACCGGTATCAATCTCCCGGAAGACGATCCGGACGGCATCAAAAATAATTATGACGAAATCGTCCAACTATGTAAAAAAGGCGCGATTGCCACTTCAGGCAATTATCGCAACTTTTATATCAAAGACGGTAAAAAATATGCCCATACAATCGATCCACGTACCGGTTATCCAGCCGAACAAAGCGTGTTGAGCGCAACAATCGTTGCTAATGACTGTATGACTGCCGATGCTTACGCCACTGCATTTATGGCAATGGGCTTGGAAAAAGCCCGGCAAATGGCAGATTCCTTACCTGAGATCGAATACTATGTGATATACGCTGACGAAAATGGGAAGCATCAGATTGAATACTCAAAAGGGATGCTTCAGTATCTGCCTAAACGGAAACAATGATAAGTTCGGATAATTCCTGATTGATTAAATATGACAAGAAACGTCCTGAACCAGTTTGAATGTAAAATAGGAAAAGCGGGCGAAATTTTATGTAATACGGATGACACCGGCAATGTCTTATTGTTTGTCTCTTCCGGAAAACTGGTCATCTATAATCAAAACCAGACGCCGGTTGCCGATGTGGACGAAGGACATTTTGTATTACTGCCTGCCGAAAAATCATTTATTGCGATAGCCATCACATCGACACGACTCATACTCATGCATGCCGGTCCGCTTTCCGAAATGATAACAGACGATCCGGAATGGAATCCGGATCGTCCTGTCATACTCCCTATCTGTCCATCTTTAGCTAAAACCCTATACATAATCGAATATTATCAAAATGAAAAGCGAAGCGAACTGAACTAACGAAGCATAGCTTTTATCAACTCGTTATTTTCCTGATGCAAACTGAAACGTACCTTGTGATCGTCGCCATACTGCCAATCCATTATCGGAACATTGTTTACTAGCACTTCCGACGGGCGCTGCGGAGCGTCGATCTCCAATTCGTATGTCCGTGCTTTGCACATGCCGTTATACGATCCTTCCACTGGGAAAACAGTAAACTCTACTATCCGCTCGCTCTGCTTACATTCAAAACGGGTTGTAGCAATCGCTCCATTTTCATAATCATATGTTTTACCATCATCTTCATACATCGTATAGGAAGAGACATCTTTGGGAAATACTTTCACCATCAAAGTATCCAACGGTTCCTCCCCAATGAATTGCATATCTTTTTGGAACGGTATGATCGCCCCTTCACGTACGAACAGCAACCCTGCACGGTTATCAGGTATTGCATGCTTGATTTCCCTACCGCCAGCCAATTTTTCACCTGTCCAAAAGTCAAACCAGTTCCCTTTCGGCAAGTAGATCGAATCACTGAAGATACCGACCAGAAAACTTTGGCCAAACATATACTGATAGACCATATCATCCGTCTTACGGTCATCAGGAAACATCAAAGGCATGGAGCGTACAACCGGCATACCGGTCTGTGCCCCTTCCAATGCTGCCGAATAAATATAGGGCATCAACGCATAACGCAACTTCACATAATCCCGGTACATTTTCTTTTCTTTCTCTGGGAAATAGAATGGTTGATGCAACGAATACCAACTATTGATCTGCACCCATGGCAAGAAGAGGCCGAAATGAAGACTCTGCAGTTCCTCGTCCTTATTGACATTCATCACGTCGCAAGAAGTATTGAGAAAACCGCTCATACCCAAGTTCAACTGGTCGAACAGAGCCGTACGCCCTCCCCCATTATCACCGCTGGTGGAAGCGCTCCAATGCTGCGTTCCCGACCACCCGGCAGTATAATGATGCCAAGAACGGAGTCCAGTGTGTTCACGCATCATCTTATACATCTGCTTCGGCAAAAGAATCTGGTTCAAGTTATGCATCTCTTTATCGGTGTGTCCGTTATAATACTTGAAATTCGGATGTTCGTCTATCGTACGTGCCGGGTCCATCTTGAAACCGTCTACACCATTATCCACAAAGTTCTTCAAATGATCCATCCAGTGCTCCTGCCCGGAAAGAGGCTTCCCCATCGCCTTCGCCAACGCATCCTCCTCCGGAACGCTCAGATCATACTCGATACAGAGCCAAAGCCCCATGTGATACCCCATCCCATGCAGACGGCCGATAAGCAGCCGATGGTTTTCTTTCTTCGGATAGCGAGTAGAATCCCAATAAGCTTCAGCCGAAAACTTCTGATAGTTCCATTTCTTTTTAGTCGAAAAATCATAACGTTTCTCCATCCATTGCGGTTCGAGCCAGAATAAGTCGCAAGGGACACCCATCTCACGGAAACGTACAGCATCATTCAAAATATCGAATTGGTCTTCCAGCATATTTGGACCGAAACACAATCCGTATGCATATTTCGGCAACAAGTAAGGTCGACCGGTAATAGCCGTATAATAGTTGATCACATCGGGCATCGAATTACCGAACATCAAATAGAAATCCACCTCGTCCGTCGTATTATAGATTGAGAAAACATCCGACTGGTAGTTGCCGATATCAAAGAAATTTTTCCGTGTCGTGTTGTTGAAAATACCCCAATTTTCGGAACTGATCATAAAAGGCATCGGAATCTCGGTATGCTGGTAAGTAGTCCACATACGCAACAGTTCGCCCCGATGTTGAATATGGTCGCGACTGGTACTGCCACCACCATAGAACCGTTCGCCGTCTTTCAGCGAGATCGAAAGGATACTGGTGTTCTTGTAATCGCCGGTTTCCGCCTGGTCTTTCATGTTTCCCGGATTTTTGTCGTCACCGATGATCGTTCTATTGTTGGGGACTTTCATGTCCTTGTATTTGGCATTGATCACTTCTCCCAGCTCAATGCACAACGGATCGGCAGAAGTAAGAAAGACTACTTTCTCGATAATCACCCGCCCTTTCCGGTCAGAAACAGATATAGCACCGGTCTTTTTATCAACTTTCAGTCGATAAGCGCCGGTCGATACTTCAAACTGCTGTTTATTGTCTTTCGGGGAAACCGGAACCGGGTCCCAATCCGTCTTAATAATTCCGTAACGTTGCATCAACGACTCAGAAAAGGTTGAACGAGGAGTAACCCGAATCCGGAATATCCCATCCGTACAAACTTCCACATTCATGTTCAGCCCATTCTGTAAACAAACATCGAATGACTGTTTCTCCCCTGCAGCAAAAGCGGATTGCAGGAAAAACAGACATACAAGCAAATAATAGATCTTTTTCATGATATTTAAAAGTTAATACCACAAAAATACAGACTTCCTATTCGCCTTACCTTCAATAAATCATCTTAAAACATAGAATTTTGTCCAATCTTCAGAACTTCTTCAACTCTTGATAAAGCAGCCTGACCGGTAACCCCATCACGTTATAAAAACTGCCATTGATGGCTTCGACTGCCACGTACCCGATCCATTCCTGTATGCCATAGCTACCGGCTTTATCAAACGGACGATATTTATCGACATAGTAGACGATCTCGTCATCATCCAGCCTGGCAAAGCAGACGGTCGATGAAGCGGAAAAAGAAACCGTTTTTTCTTTTGTCGTAATACAAACACCGGT from Parabacteroides merdae ATCC 43184 includes the following:
- a CDS encoding FAD:protein FMN transferase, which codes for MHKKIYLSVILGILFFVSCKDKKQYYEESGTVFHTLYTIKYEAPHILTDKIDAELQKFNLSLNPFNPNSIIAKVNNNEAVEVDEWFTEVFNKSMEVSRNSDGVFDITCAPLVNLWGFGFNKKDSVTPAMIDSLKTFVGYRKVHLEGKKVVKDDPRLLLNCSAIAKGYSCDVIARLLEKEGVENYMILIGGEVVVKGVNQNGVCWRTGINLPEDDPDGIKNNYDEIVQLCKKGAIATSGNYRNFYIKDGKKYAHTIDPRTGYPAEQSVLSATIVANDCMTADAYATAFMAMGLEKARQMADSLPEIEYYVIYADENGKHQIEYSKGMLQYLPKRKQ
- a CDS encoding cyclic nucleotide-binding domain-containing protein, with the translated sequence MTRNVLNQFECKIGKAGEILCNTDDTGNVLLFVSSGKLVIYNQNQTPVADVDEGHFVLLPAEKSFIAIAITSTRLILMHAGPLSEMITDDPEWNPDRPVILPICPSLAKTLYIIEYYQNEKRSELN
- a CDS encoding glycoside hydrolase family 31 protein, with translation MKKIYYLLVCLFFLQSAFAAGEKQSFDVCLQNGLNMNVEVCTDGIFRIRVTPRSTFSESLMQRYGIIKTDWDPVPVSPKDNKQQFEVSTGAYRLKVDKKTGAISVSDRKGRVIIEKVVFLTSADPLCIELGEVINAKYKDMKVPNNRTIIGDDKNPGNMKDQAETGDYKNTSILSISLKDGERFYGGGSTSRDHIQHRGELLRMWTTYQHTEIPMPFMISSENWGIFNNTTRKNFFDIGNYQSDVFSIYNTTDEVDFYLMFGNSMPDVINYYTAITGRPYLLPKYAYGLCFGPNMLEDQFDILNDAVRFREMGVPCDLFWLEPQWMEKRYDFSTKKKWNYQKFSAEAYWDSTRYPKKENHRLLIGRLHGMGYHMGLWLCIEYDLSVPEEDALAKAMGKPLSGQEHWMDHLKNFVDNGVDGFKMDPARTIDEHPNFKYYNGHTDKEMHNLNQILLPKQMYKMMREHTGLRSWHHYTAGWSGTQHWSASTSGDNGGGRTALFDQLNLGMSGFLNTSCDVMNVNKDEELQSLHFGLFLPWVQINSWYSLHQPFYFPEKEKKMYRDYVKLRYALMPYIYSAALEGAQTGMPVVRSMPLMFPDDRKTDDMVYQYMFGQSFLVGIFSDSIYLPKGNWFDFWTGEKLAGGREIKHAIPDNRAGLLFVREGAIIPFQKDMQFIGEEPLDTLMVKVFPKDVSSYTMYEDDGKTYDYENGAIATTRFECKQSERIVEFTVFPVEGSYNGMCKARTYELEIDAPQRPSEVLVNNVPIMDWQYGDDHKVRFSLHQENNELIKAMLR